One region of Cheilinus undulatus linkage group 4, ASM1832078v1, whole genome shotgun sequence genomic DNA includes:
- the LOC121508756 gene encoding coiled-coil domain-containing protein 149-like isoform X1 — translation MDPSRRSESDWQALLNEFMVCKRKLESKKEALLILSKELDTCQQERDQFRLMANQLREKHQGLKKKYRELIDGDPSLPPEKRNQVNLAQLLRDSRETNSQLTEEVKELKQRLLEAQGDNKLLRMTITKQRLGDEEVGARHFPAHEREDLVQQLERAREQNEVLEHSMKSLTDELQDVRAERDVFQQKAHRLNVEMNHIVGNDDLRVVDIDALCMENRYLHERFSQLQEEINLLKKNLTKYKSALECRKNSKIAGKANSSALTGILSAKQVKELLLSEENGCSLPVTPQSISDLKSLATALLETIHEKNMVIQHQRQINKILGTRVAELETKLKTLEMSGLWSLPGLTYNVSLGIYGRGKDSIILNPHQAESTESTAQRGDEVTEETIQWSSKEVSHQESGPPADADRHQEEATSASSEEACQQQPPSTQPAEEELLSNQIETPDKDVGCDAGQSQSTADVTLVTSDESKEEERQSDSTLKLTDVTLGLSDLSKQTEEETERHEDELDEHSEEVETVETECILMEGSISRSEYAAAGYAEELEDTEPKQETDVSDRQET, via the exons ATGGATCCGTCCCGGCGTAGCGAGAGTGACTGGCAGGCTCTGCTGAACGAG TTCATGGTTTGTAAGCGTAAGTTGGAGAGTAAGAAGGAAGCCCTCCTGATTCTCTCTAAAGAGTTGGACACGTGTCAGCAGGAGAGAGATCAGTTCAGACTGATGGCCAACCAACTCCGAGAGAAACACCAAGGACTCAAGAAAAAGTACAGGGAACTCATT GATGGAGATCCCTCTCTGCCCCCTGAGAAGAGAAATCAG GTGAATTTGGCCCAGCTGCTGAGAGACTCTAGAGAGACAAACAGCCAACTTACAGAAGAGGTGAAGGAGCTGAAACAACGACTGCTGGAAGCTCAGGGGGACAACAAG CTTCTAAGAATGACCATCACCAAACAGAGGCTGGGAGACGAGGAGGTCGGTGCCCGACACTTTCCTGCACACGAACGAGAGGATCTGGTCCAACAGTTAGAGAGAGCTAGAGAGCAA AATGAAGTCCTGGAGCACAGCATGAAGTCACTTACAGATGAGCTGCAGGACGTTCGAGCTGAGCGGGACGTGTTTCAGCAGAAGGCTCATCGTCTCAACGTGGAAATGAACCACATCGTAGGCAACGATGATTTAAGGGTTGTAGACATCGATGCTCTCTGCATGGAGAACAG GTATTTGCATGAACGCTTCAGTCAACTTCAAGAAGAAATCAATTTGCTTAagaaaaatctgacaaagtACAAG AGCGCCTTGGAGTGTAGAAAAAACTCTAAAATAGCTGGGAAAGCAAACAGCAGTGCGCTGACCGGAATCCTATCTGCTAAACAAG TGAAGGAGTTGTTACTCTCTGAAGAGAATGGCTGCAGTCTGCCAGTGACTCCTCAGTCCATCTCAGACCTCAAGTCTCTGGCCACAGCTCTGCTAGAAACCATCCATGAGAAGAACATGGTGATTCAGCATCAACGTCAGATCAACAA GATTCTTGGAACTCGAGTGGCAGAGCTggaaacaaaactaaaaacttTAGAAATGTCTGGACTGTGGAGCCTGCCAG GCCTGACTTATAATGTGTCTCTGGGAATTTATGGAA GAGGAAAAGACTCAATCATCCTGAATCCTCATCAGGCTGAATCAACAGAGTCCACTGCACAGAGAG GTGATGAAGTGACTGAGGAAACAATTCAATGGAGCTCCAAAGAAGTCTCACACCAGGAGAGTGGACCTCCAGCTGACGCGGACAGACATCAAGAAGAGGCAACATCTGCATCAAGCGAGGAGGCGTGCCAGCAGCAGCCCCCTTCAACCCAGCCGGCTGAAGAGGAGCTGCTCAGTAATCAGATAGAAACGCCAGACAAGGACGTGGGTTGTGATGCTGGCCAATCACAAAGCACAGCTGATGTAACACTAGTGACAAGTGATGAGTCGAAGGAAGAGGAGCGTCAGAGCGATTCCACTCTTAAATTGACAGATGTGACACTGGGGCTGTCAGACCTCTCAAAGCAAACAGAAGAGGAAACAGAAAGACATGAGGATGAGTTGGATGAACACTCTGAAGAGGTGGAAACTGTTGAAACAGAGTGTATTCTAATGGAGGGAAGCATCAGCAGAAGTGAATACGCTGCTGCAGGCTATGCAGAAGAGCTGGAGGACACTGAGCCAAAGCAAGAGACAGATGTTAGTGATAGGCAGGAAACCTAA
- the LOC121508756 gene encoding coiled-coil domain-containing protein 149-like isoform X2 codes for MDPSRRSESDWQALLNEFMVCKRKLESKKEALLILSKELDTCQQERDQFRLMANQLREKHQGLKKKYRELIDGDPSLPPEKRNQVNLAQLLRDSRETNSQLTEEVKELKQRLLEAQGDNKLLRMTITKQRLGDEEVGARHFPAHEREDLVQQLERAREQNEVLEHSMKSLTDELQDVRAERDVFQQKAHRLNVEMNHIVGNDDLRVVDIDALCMENRYLHERFSQLQEEINLLKKNLTKYKSALECRKNSKIAGKANSSALTGILSAKQVKELLLSEENGCSLPVTPQSISDLKSLATALLETIHEKNMVIQHQRQINKILGTRVAELETKLKTLEMSGLWSLPGGKDSIILNPHQAESTESTAQRGDEVTEETIQWSSKEVSHQESGPPADADRHQEEATSASSEEACQQQPPSTQPAEEELLSNQIETPDKDVGCDAGQSQSTADVTLVTSDESKEEERQSDSTLKLTDVTLGLSDLSKQTEEETERHEDELDEHSEEVETVETECILMEGSISRSEYAAAGYAEELEDTEPKQETDVSDRQET; via the exons ATGGATCCGTCCCGGCGTAGCGAGAGTGACTGGCAGGCTCTGCTGAACGAG TTCATGGTTTGTAAGCGTAAGTTGGAGAGTAAGAAGGAAGCCCTCCTGATTCTCTCTAAAGAGTTGGACACGTGTCAGCAGGAGAGAGATCAGTTCAGACTGATGGCCAACCAACTCCGAGAGAAACACCAAGGACTCAAGAAAAAGTACAGGGAACTCATT GATGGAGATCCCTCTCTGCCCCCTGAGAAGAGAAATCAG GTGAATTTGGCCCAGCTGCTGAGAGACTCTAGAGAGACAAACAGCCAACTTACAGAAGAGGTGAAGGAGCTGAAACAACGACTGCTGGAAGCTCAGGGGGACAACAAG CTTCTAAGAATGACCATCACCAAACAGAGGCTGGGAGACGAGGAGGTCGGTGCCCGACACTTTCCTGCACACGAACGAGAGGATCTGGTCCAACAGTTAGAGAGAGCTAGAGAGCAA AATGAAGTCCTGGAGCACAGCATGAAGTCACTTACAGATGAGCTGCAGGACGTTCGAGCTGAGCGGGACGTGTTTCAGCAGAAGGCTCATCGTCTCAACGTGGAAATGAACCACATCGTAGGCAACGATGATTTAAGGGTTGTAGACATCGATGCTCTCTGCATGGAGAACAG GTATTTGCATGAACGCTTCAGTCAACTTCAAGAAGAAATCAATTTGCTTAagaaaaatctgacaaagtACAAG AGCGCCTTGGAGTGTAGAAAAAACTCTAAAATAGCTGGGAAAGCAAACAGCAGTGCGCTGACCGGAATCCTATCTGCTAAACAAG TGAAGGAGTTGTTACTCTCTGAAGAGAATGGCTGCAGTCTGCCAGTGACTCCTCAGTCCATCTCAGACCTCAAGTCTCTGGCCACAGCTCTGCTAGAAACCATCCATGAGAAGAACATGGTGATTCAGCATCAACGTCAGATCAACAA GATTCTTGGAACTCGAGTGGCAGAGCTggaaacaaaactaaaaacttTAGAAATGTCTGGACTGTGGAGCCTGCCAG GAGGAAAAGACTCAATCATCCTGAATCCTCATCAGGCTGAATCAACAGAGTCCACTGCACAGAGAG GTGATGAAGTGACTGAGGAAACAATTCAATGGAGCTCCAAAGAAGTCTCACACCAGGAGAGTGGACCTCCAGCTGACGCGGACAGACATCAAGAAGAGGCAACATCTGCATCAAGCGAGGAGGCGTGCCAGCAGCAGCCCCCTTCAACCCAGCCGGCTGAAGAGGAGCTGCTCAGTAATCAGATAGAAACGCCAGACAAGGACGTGGGTTGTGATGCTGGCCAATCACAAAGCACAGCTGATGTAACACTAGTGACAAGTGATGAGTCGAAGGAAGAGGAGCGTCAGAGCGATTCCACTCTTAAATTGACAGATGTGACACTGGGGCTGTCAGACCTCTCAAAGCAAACAGAAGAGGAAACAGAAAGACATGAGGATGAGTTGGATGAACACTCTGAAGAGGTGGAAACTGTTGAAACAGAGTGTATTCTAATGGAGGGAAGCATCAGCAGAAGTGAATACGCTGCTGCAGGCTATGCAGAAGAGCTGGAGGACACTGAGCCAAAGCAAGAGACAGATGTTAGTGATAGGCAGGAAACCTAA
- the LOC121508488 gene encoding extracellular superoxide dismutase [Cu-Zn]-like: MRLHGALRVLGAVLLVLLTGHQQCVSATYTPPEAIENNGTMFAACKMRPSSTLPEGLLKVSGQVLFRQVEHEELAILLRINGFPKEGDQGPRAVHIHQYGDLSQGCDSTGGHYNPKEVNHPNHPGDFGNFVPHQGKISAMITSQATLFGGESVIGRAVVIHEKVDDLGLGGDAGSLLHGNAGRRLGCCIIGISSPKLWNMQHKQFTRRLKRN, translated from the exons ATGCGTCTGCACGG tGCATTGAGGGTTTTGGGAGCAGTCCTTTTGGTTCTGCTGACTGGCCATCAACAATGCGTCTCAGCTACTTATACTCCTCCAGAGGCTATAGAGAACAATGGCACCATGTTTGCAGCCTGTAAAATGAGACCCAGTAGTACTCTACCTGAAGGTCTCCTCAAAGTGTCAGGCCAGGTGCTGTTCAGACAGGTAGAGCATGAAGAACTTGCAATCCTGCTTCGGATTAATGGTTTCCCCAAAGAGGGAGATCAGGGGCCCAGAGCGGTGCACATCCATCAGTATGGAGACCTGAGCCAGGGCTGTGACTCTACTGGAGGACACTACAACCCGAAGGAAGTGAACCACCCAAACCACCCTGGAGACTTTGGTAACTTTGTGCCCCATCAAGGGAAAATCAGTGCAATGATAACGTCCCAAGCTACACTGTTTGGAGGGGAGTCTGTGATTGGCAGGGCTGTGGTGATCCATGAGAAGGTCGATGATCTGGGGCTCGGTGGAGATGCAGGGAGTCTGCTACATGGAAACGCTGGTCGCAGGCTTGGCTGCTGCATTATTGGGATCTCCTCTCCCAAACTGTGGAACATGCAGCATAAGCAGTTTACCAGGAGGCTGAAAAGAAATTAG